AATGCATTATCACGCGCTGGCGAAATTCGGGTGAAATGACGTATTGTCAACGGCTCTGCGATTTTGCATAATAACAATGCTTCACAGATGAGAGACGGAAGGAAGTTATGATCATGCTTGGCAAAATGAAGAGAATCTTAATAGGCAAGCCCATGAAATCGGCTGAACTGGATGGAGAAAAATTGGGGAAATGGAAGGCACTCGCCATCCTGTCCTCGGATGCCCTATCGTCCGTTGCCTACGGTACGGAACAGATTTTGCTGGTACTCGTTGCGGCCGGATTCGCCGCCCTGTGGTACTCCGTTCCGATTTCCATCGCCGTGCTGGGATTACTCGTCATTTTAATTTTTTCTTATCGCCAGACGATATTTGCTTATCCAACAGGGGGCGGCGCTTATATCGTAGCCAAGGATAACCTGGGTACAACATCCAGTCTGATTGCCGGAGGATCTCTGCTGGTCGATTATATTCTGACCGTTGCAGTAAGTTCATCCGCAGGTACGGATGCGATTACGTCGGCTTTTCCTATGCTGCATGACTACAGTGTTGTGATTGCTCTGATTATGATTGTTTTTCTAACCATTATGAATTTGCGGGGAGTGACGGAGTCAGCGTCTGTGCTGGCGATCCCCATCTATCTGTTTATCTTTTCGATTGCGATCCTGATTATCTCGGGCGGAATCAAATTTCTTGCCGGGGGGATGGAAGCAGCTGCACCAGAATTCGGAACTAGTCTATCCCATGTGAGTATGTTTCTGTTATTAAAAGCATTCAGCTCCGGTTGTTCGGCCTTGACTGGCGTGGAAGCGGTAAGTAACGCGATCCCGAACTTCAAGCAGCCTGCCGAGAAAAATGCCGCGGGTACATTACTGCTCATGGGTTGTATATTGGGAGCTATGTTCATCGGCATCACCTTACTGGCTTATGGGTACGGAGTGAAGCCTGATCCCAAAGCAACGGTCATTTCCCAGATTGCTGAAGCGACGTTTGGCAGGGGCACGATGTATTTTATCATCCAGGGTGTAACGGCACTGATCCTGTTCTTGGCAGCCAACACAGCATATTCCGCTTTTCCGCTGTTATCCTTCATGATGGCAAAGGATAAATACATGCCGCATGCATTTATGGTCAGAGGAGACCGCCTTGGTTTCTCAAACGGGATCATTTTCCTCAGTGTGATGTCTGCGCTGCTGGTGGTCGGGTTCAAAGGGAATACGGAAAGCCTGATTCCGCTCTATGCGGTAGGGGTGTTCATTCCATTTACCCTGTCACAGCTCGGTATGATGATTCGCTGGATCAAAGTCAAGCCGTCTGGCTGGCAGATGAAGTTGCTGGTCAATACCGTCGGTATGCTGACCACATTATCGATTACCCTGATCTTTATTTTCACCAAGTTCACACAGACATGGGTCATCTTTATCTTTTTGCCGCTCGTTGTTTATGTGTTCATGCGTATTCACCGTCATTATTGCAACATTGCCGATGAGCTGCGAATTGACATTCAGATGGAAAAACCAGCCCACAAAGGCAATACCATTATTATTCCTGTCGCAGGCATTACCCGGGTCGTCATGAATACGATCAGTTATGCGCAGACGATGTCGGATCACGTGGTCGCGCTGTATATTGGATTCGATGATGAGGCCATACGCAAGATGGAGCAGAAGTGGGAAGAGTGGAATCCAGGTGTTCGTCTGGTCGTGATCAAATCGAGATACCGCAGCATTATGGGGCCGCTGAAGAAATTCATTGATACCGTAGAGTGGAAAACGGCCGAGACCGATCACATCACCGTATTGATTCCGCAATTCATCACCAAGCACTGGTGGCAAAATGTACTGCATAACCAGACCAGCTTCATGATCCGGGCTTATCTGATCAATTACAAAGACGTGATTGTCACCACGGTGCCATATCATCTTAATCGTTAACTCGAACGGTTCAACGCTTCACCCCGTTTGGAAGATTTACAGATTATTGTAAAATGAGTCGCGTTCTTTAATAGGTATACGTTCATATTCCATTTACACATCGAACCGCAAGGATATCTCCAAAAAGGAGAGTTCTTGCGGTTTTTTTGTCGTGAAATCCGGTCTGGATACCGCTTTCGAATGGATACACATTTGCGTAAAGTCCCTTGTCCATGATTAACGTTACGTTGATTCAGAATGAATTTTGCTGTGACATTCGACTCTTACACTAGATAACGTGGTGCTGAAGTTGATGTAACATTCCACACACACTGAATGCGTGAAACAAGGGGGAAGAAAATCCGATGAGTGAGCTTGATAACCGGATCAGCTTGCCCGCCGCCAAACGGCGCGTATCCGGTACGAGTGAGCGACGGACAGCCTCGCTGCGTGTGCAGCGAATGCGGGAGAATCTGCTGGCCTATGGTTTCCTGGCACCATCGCTGCTTTTGTTTGCAGTGTTTCTGTTTTACCCGATGTTTAAGTCCGTGTATCTCAGTCTGCATTCCACAGATCCGACGGGGCAGATTGCGGCTTATGTAGGACTGGATAACTTCAAGGCGGTGTTCCAATCAGGACTGTTTATGCAAGGGATGAAAGTGACATTACTATTTGTCCTGTTTACAGTGCCTACGGGTATGTTGGCTGCTCTGATTCTGGCTGCACTGACCCACAATAGGTTCAAGGGAATGCGTGTGTTCCAATTTGTATTCTCTCTGCCCGTGGTGTTATCCGTGGGTTCGTCAGCAGTCATCTGGAAGTTTCTGTTCCATCCGACCCTGGGCATGCTGAATTATCTGCTTGGCAAAGTAGGCATTGATCCAATTCCTTGGCTTACCAGCCCGGATTGGGCATTGATCTCGATCTCCATCATGACAATCTGGATGAACCTTGGATTCAATTACATTATTCTATCTAGTGGTTTGGCAGGCATCCCGGATGAGATCTACGAGAGCGCCAAGATTGACGGTGCAGGACCATTGCTGACGTTTCGCAAAATTTCGATGCCGCTACTGTCACCAACGCTATTCTTTGTCACGGTTGTATCGATCATTGGTGCTTTTCAATCGTTCGGTCAGATCAACATTCTAACCCGGGGTGGTCCGATGGACAGTACAAATGTTTTTGTATATTCCATCTATCAGGAAGCCTTTGTTAATTTCCGCTTTGGTACAGGTAGTGCACAGGCACTGATTCTGTTCGTGGTGATTATGTTGCTGACCCTGATCCAGTTCAAATGGGTAGAAAGGAAAGTGCATTACCAATGAGTGCGACATGGACCAAAACGCTGTTGTATGTATTACTGACGATCTGTGCAGCACTTGTGTTGTATCCGGTGATGTACACCTTTTTCATGGCCGTCATGACGCCGGAAGATGCTAGCGCTTATCCGCCGCATATCATTCCAAATTCAATCGATCTGTCCAACTTTAGCGAAGTATTTGATATTGTTCCGATCGGTCGATTTATCGGCAATACCTTTCTTGTCGCAGGACTGACAACGCTTGGTCAATTGATTACAGCCAGTATGGCAGCCTATGCTTTTGCGAAAATGCAGTTCAAAGGCAAAAACGTCATCTTCAGCATGTTTGTCGCAACGATGATGATTCCATGGGAAGTGACGATGATCCCCAACTACCTGACAGTTCGCAGTTGGGGCTGGCTAGATAGTTACCAGGGGCTTACCGTGCCGTTTCTGGCAACGGCGTTTGGTACATTCCTGCTAAGACAGTTCTTCATGCAACTACCCAAGGAACTGTTCGAGGCAGCGAGGATCGACGGTTGTGGTCATATTCGTTATTTCATATCGCATGTCTTGCCTTTGTCCCGTCCGGCACTTGGAACACTGGCAATCTATTCATTCTTAAGTATGTACAATTCGTATCTCTGGCCGCTGCTGGTGACAAATACACCGGAAATGAGAACCGCTCAGATCGGGATCTCGATGCTGGAGTTCCAGGAATCCACAGCGTGGAATCTGGTATTTGCCGGAACAGCAATGGTCATTCTACCATCCTTACTGTTATTGATTTTCGGGTTGAAACAGCTTGTCCGCGGAATGGCCGCAGGCGCGCTGAAGGGGTAAGGAGTAAGAAAGTTTTACAACTATTTAATTGAAGTGGAAGCTCTGAAGGTTTTGATCTAAAGATTTTAATTTAGAGGTTTTGAATTAAAGCTTGTATCTTCGGTTTTAGATACCAGGAGCGAACAAAATGAGG
This Paenibacillus xylanexedens DNA region includes the following protein-coding sequences:
- a CDS encoding APC family permease produces the protein MLGKMKRILIGKPMKSAELDGEKLGKWKALAILSSDALSSVAYGTEQILLVLVAAGFAALWYSVPISIAVLGLLVILIFSYRQTIFAYPTGGGAYIVAKDNLGTTSSLIAGGSLLVDYILTVAVSSSAGTDAITSAFPMLHDYSVVIALIMIVFLTIMNLRGVTESASVLAIPIYLFIFSIAILIISGGIKFLAGGMEAAAPEFGTSLSHVSMFLLLKAFSSGCSALTGVEAVSNAIPNFKQPAEKNAAGTLLLMGCILGAMFIGITLLAYGYGVKPDPKATVISQIAEATFGRGTMYFIIQGVTALILFLAANTAYSAFPLLSFMMAKDKYMPHAFMVRGDRLGFSNGIIFLSVMSALLVVGFKGNTESLIPLYAVGVFIPFTLSQLGMMIRWIKVKPSGWQMKLLVNTVGMLTTLSITLIFIFTKFTQTWVIFIFLPLVVYVFMRIHRHYCNIADELRIDIQMEKPAHKGNTIIIPVAGITRVVMNTISYAQTMSDHVVALYIGFDDEAIRKMEQKWEEWNPGVRLVVIKSRYRSIMGPLKKFIDTVEWKTAETDHITVLIPQFITKHWWQNVLHNQTSFMIRAYLINYKDVIVTTVPYHLNR
- a CDS encoding carbohydrate ABC transporter permease gives rise to the protein MSELDNRISLPAAKRRVSGTSERRTASLRVQRMRENLLAYGFLAPSLLLFAVFLFYPMFKSVYLSLHSTDPTGQIAAYVGLDNFKAVFQSGLFMQGMKVTLLFVLFTVPTGMLAALILAALTHNRFKGMRVFQFVFSLPVVLSVGSSAVIWKFLFHPTLGMLNYLLGKVGIDPIPWLTSPDWALISISIMTIWMNLGFNYIILSSGLAGIPDEIYESAKIDGAGPLLTFRKISMPLLSPTLFFVTVVSIIGAFQSFGQINILTRGGPMDSTNVFVYSIYQEAFVNFRFGTGSAQALILFVVIMLLTLIQFKWVERKVHYQ
- a CDS encoding carbohydrate ABC transporter permease, with product MSATWTKTLLYVLLTICAALVLYPVMYTFFMAVMTPEDASAYPPHIIPNSIDLSNFSEVFDIVPIGRFIGNTFLVAGLTTLGQLITASMAAYAFAKMQFKGKNVIFSMFVATMMIPWEVTMIPNYLTVRSWGWLDSYQGLTVPFLATAFGTFLLRQFFMQLPKELFEAARIDGCGHIRYFISHVLPLSRPALGTLAIYSFLSMYNSYLWPLLVTNTPEMRTAQIGISMLEFQESTAWNLVFAGTAMVILPSLLLLIFGLKQLVRGMAAGALKG